The Leptospira bourretii genome has a window encoding:
- the metX gene encoding homoserine O-acetyltransferase MetX, with amino-acid sequence MPTSEQNEFSHGSVGVVYTQSIRFDSLTLEGGETITPLEIAYETYGTLNEKKDNAILVCHALSGDAHAAGFHEGDKRPGWWDYYIGPGKSFDTNRYFIISSNVIGGCKGSSGPLTVNGKNGKPFQSTFPFVSIGDMVNAQEKLISHFGIHKLFAVAGGSMGGMQALQWSVAYPDRLKNCIVMASSSEHSAQQIAFNEVGRQAILSDPNWNQGLYTQENRPSKGLALARMMGHITYLSDEMMREKFGRKPPKGNIQSTDFAVGSYLIYQGESFVDRFDANSYIYVTKALDHFSLGTGKELTKVLAKVRCRFLVVAYTSDWLYPPYQSEEIVKSLEVNAVPVSFVELNNPAGHDSFLLPSEQQDSILRDFLSSTDEGVFL; translated from the coding sequence ATGCCTACCTCCGAACAGAACGAGTTTTCCCACGGATCCGTAGGTGTCGTATACACTCAGAGTATTCGATTTGACTCTTTGACTCTAGAGGGGGGTGAAACCATCACTCCTCTCGAAATTGCCTACGAAACGTATGGCACACTCAATGAAAAAAAAGACAATGCCATTCTAGTTTGCCATGCACTTTCCGGAGATGCTCATGCAGCTGGTTTCCACGAAGGAGACAAACGTCCTGGTTGGTGGGATTATTATATTGGTCCAGGCAAATCCTTTGATACCAATCGTTACTTTATCATTTCTTCCAATGTGATTGGAGGTTGTAAGGGATCGAGTGGTCCCCTCACCGTTAATGGTAAAAATGGGAAACCATTCCAATCCACTTTTCCCTTTGTCTCCATTGGAGATATGGTAAATGCTCAAGAAAAATTAATTAGCCATTTTGGAATTCATAAACTATTTGCCGTTGCCGGTGGTTCAATGGGTGGAATGCAAGCCTTACAGTGGTCAGTTGCTTATCCAGATCGACTTAAAAATTGTATTGTGATGGCCTCCTCTTCCGAACATTCTGCACAACAAATTGCCTTTAATGAAGTGGGAAGACAAGCCATCCTTTCTGATCCCAATTGGAACCAAGGTTTGTATACCCAAGAAAATAGGCCTTCCAAGGGACTAGCTCTTGCCCGAATGATGGGCCATATCACTTACTTAAGTGATGAAATGATGAGAGAAAAATTTGGCCGTAAACCACCCAAAGGAAATATCCAGTCCACAGACTTTGCTGTCGGAAGTTATCTGATTTACCAAGGAGAATCCTTCGTGGATCGGTTTGACGCAAACTCATACATTTATGTTACCAAAGCTCTCGATCATTTTAGTTTAGGAACAGGAAAAGAGCTGACCAAGGTTCTTGCGAAAGTGAGATGCAGATTTTTGGTAGTAGCATATACTTCCGATTGGTTGTATCCACCGTATCAATCAGAAGAGATAGTAAAGTCTTTGGAAGTAAATGCAGTGCCTGTTAGTTTTGTAGAACTCAACAATCCTGCGGGCCATGATAGTTTTTTACTACCGAGTGAACAACAAGACTCGATCCTAAGAGATTTTTTAAGTTCTACGGATGAAGGAGTTTTCCTTTGA
- a CDS encoding O-acetylhomoserine aminocarboxypropyltransferase/cysteine synthase family protein has product MPRNFKPETIALHGGQEPDPTTTSRAVPLYQTTSYVFKDTDHAARLFGLQEFGNIYTRLMNPTTDVLEKRVAALEGGVAALATASGQSAEMLALLNIVEAGQEIVASSSLYGGTYNLLHYTFPKLGIKVHFVDQSDPENFRKASNDKTRAFYAETLGNPKLDTLDIAAVSKVAKEVGVPLVIDNTMPSPFLVNPLKHGADIVVHSLTKFLGGHGTSIGGIIIDGGSFNWGNGKFKNFTEPDPSYHGLKFWEVFGKFEPFGGVNIAFILKARVQGLRDLGPAISPFNAWQILQGVETLPLRMERHSSNALKVAEFLSKHPKIEWVNYPGLPTDKNYTTAKKYHERGLFGAIVGFEIKGGVEKAKKFIDGLELFSLLANIGDAKSLAIHPASTTHQQLTGPEQISAGVTPGFVRLSVGLENIDDILVDLEEALKNI; this is encoded by the coding sequence ATGCCACGTAATTTTAAACCAGAAACCATCGCACTCCACGGAGGACAAGAACCGGATCCGACTACAACATCGAGAGCCGTGCCTTTGTACCAAACCACTTCCTATGTATTTAAAGATACGGATCATGCTGCAAGGCTTTTCGGCCTACAAGAGTTTGGAAATATCTATACAAGGCTAATGAATCCAACCACAGATGTTTTAGAAAAACGAGTGGCTGCTTTGGAAGGTGGTGTCGCCGCTCTTGCAACTGCCTCTGGACAAAGTGCTGAAATGTTAGCACTCCTCAACATCGTGGAAGCGGGACAAGAAATTGTTGCGTCTTCCTCTTTATATGGTGGAACATACAACCTTCTCCATTATACATTTCCAAAACTCGGAATCAAAGTTCACTTTGTTGACCAATCAGATCCTGAAAACTTTCGTAAAGCATCGAATGATAAAACAAGAGCGTTTTATGCAGAAACTTTAGGTAATCCAAAATTAGATACATTAGACATTGCAGCGGTGAGCAAAGTAGCAAAAGAAGTAGGTGTTCCACTTGTGATTGATAACACGATGCCTTCTCCTTTTTTGGTGAACCCACTGAAACACGGTGCTGACATTGTAGTGCACTCTCTCACTAAATTTTTAGGCGGACATGGAACTTCGATTGGAGGAATCATCATCGATGGTGGAAGTTTCAATTGGGGGAACGGTAAATTTAAAAATTTTACAGAACCAGATCCTTCTTACCATGGATTAAAATTTTGGGAAGTCTTTGGTAAGTTTGAACCGTTTGGTGGCGTAAACATCGCTTTTATTTTAAAAGCTCGAGTGCAAGGCCTTCGCGATCTTGGCCCAGCCATTTCTCCTTTCAACGCTTGGCAAATTTTACAAGGTGTGGAAACACTTCCGCTTCGTATGGAACGCCACTCAAGCAATGCGCTCAAAGTTGCAGAATTTTTATCGAAACACCCTAAGATTGAATGGGTCAACTACCCAGGCCTTCCTACGGACAAAAACTATACGACTGCGAAGAAATACCATGAACGTGGACTTTTTGGTGCGATTGTAGGATTTGAAATCAAAGGTGGAGTGGAAAAAGCCAAAAAATTCATTGATGGATTGGAACTTTTTAGCCTTCTTGCTAACATTGGTGATGCGAAGTCTCTGGCAATTCACCCTGCATCCACAACTCACCAACAGTTGACTGGTCCTGAACAAATTTCTGCAGGTGTCACTCCAGGTTTTGTTCGTTTGAGTGTCGGTCTTGAAAACATTGATGACATTCTGGTAGACTTGGAAGAGGCATTAAAAAATATCTGA
- a CDS encoding RsmE family RNA methyltransferase — MNWILVYERELIQNHLVSLTGERHSHIRNILKKDMNDTIQVVIPFSGNFLFKIQSTNESATTIEKLNSLPNVLKPLSIHTFFSLPRPQTGKKILHLSGAYGVTSVSFYATESKNKEYWTSPVYTKDTVSYLETGLSQTGNYKLPDLHLAQSEPWKPFLKSWKGKVLILDREGENFTESLGKNQKSFEEILFVFGPESGWKPDDLLFFKESSFTRVSLGKINLRTEFAFSALLHQLFIRN; from the coding sequence TTGAATTGGATTCTTGTTTACGAAAGGGAACTAATTCAAAACCACCTAGTATCACTAACGGGTGAAAGACATTCCCATATCCGAAACATTTTAAAAAAAGATATGAATGATACAATTCAAGTGGTCATTCCTTTTTCCGGTAATTTTCTTTTTAAAATCCAATCAACTAACGAATCTGCGACAACTATAGAGAAATTAAATTCTCTTCCAAACGTTTTAAAACCACTTTCGATCCACACCTTCTTTTCCCTACCAAGACCTCAAACGGGGAAAAAAATTTTGCACCTAAGTGGCGCATACGGTGTAACCTCTGTATCTTTTTATGCAACAGAATCTAAGAATAAAGAATATTGGACCTCCCCTGTTTATACCAAAGATACAGTTTCTTATTTAGAAACAGGATTAAGCCAAACAGGAAATTATAAACTCCCTGATTTACATTTGGCCCAGTCAGAACCCTGGAAACCGTTTCTAAAATCATGGAAGGGAAAGGTACTTATTTTGGATCGGGAAGGAGAAAATTTTACGGAAAGTTTAGGCAAAAATCAAAAATCATTCGAAGAGATTCTTTTTGTTTTTGGACCAGAATCTGGCTGGAAACCTGATGATCTATTGTTTTTTAAAGAATCTAGTTTTACTCGAGTTAGTCTTGGAAAAATTAATTTGAGAACAGAATTTGCTTTCTCAGCTCTTTTACACCAATTGTTTATTAGAAACTAA
- the fcpB gene encoding flagellar-coiling protein FcpB gives MKIKLILPILLLNFGVFAQTGSSETGSTSAGIDPTQSGKSIAETEKELDNNISEVNKRLRLHTVLFKMKVRTLPHRTVLYKGKPSADGERCEATDKQEAQDNTCLHLEVFDFVGSEDGRSGKNLGAKFKKMELFFEGANNADPDPRKEQPRNITKVRTYIYQNNFVLEDKIISVIADVAPNGAPAHDDKIELFYQHDDYPVWGTPETPSEKGVGKYILSNVENTKTNPIRNNFKKQFYFKNLDYFDKLFTKLFDYNDRDSNKHYKKNVEALKSSLKY, from the coding sequence ATGAAAATAAAATTAATTCTCCCCATCCTTTTGCTCAACTTTGGGGTTTTCGCTCAAACTGGTAGCTCGGAAACAGGTTCTACTTCTGCAGGAATTGACCCAACCCAATCCGGTAAGTCCATTGCAGAGACAGAAAAAGAACTAGATAATAATATTTCTGAAGTGAACAAACGCCTTCGTTTGCACACAGTTTTATTTAAAATGAAAGTGAGAACCCTTCCTCACCGCACTGTCCTTTACAAAGGAAAACCAAGTGCTGACGGAGAAAGATGTGAAGCGACTGACAAACAAGAAGCACAAGATAACACTTGTTTGCATTTAGAAGTGTTTGACTTTGTTGGAAGTGAAGATGGACGTTCTGGAAAAAACTTAGGTGCAAAATTCAAAAAGATGGAACTCTTTTTTGAAGGTGCAAACAATGCTGATCCAGATCCAAGAAAAGAACAACCACGTAACATCACAAAAGTTAGAACTTATATTTACCAAAACAACTTTGTTTTAGAAGACAAAATTATTTCCGTTATTGCTGATGTTGCACCAAACGGAGCACCTGCACACGACGATAAAATTGAACTCTTCTACCAACATGATGACTATCCTGTATGGGGAACTCCAGAAACTCCTTCGGAAAAAGGTGTTGGTAAATACATTCTATCAAACGTAGAGAATACAAAAACAAACCCAATTAGAAATAATTTCAAAAAACAATTCTACTTCAAGAACTTGGACTACTTCGACAAATTGTTTACAAAACTTTTCGACTATAACGATCGTGATTCGAATAAACATTACAAGAAGAACGTTGAAGCATTGAAGAGTTCTTTAAAATACTAA
- a CDS encoding AAA family ATPase: MSNSQSHLDYFKAKELFASELKNANYQFVQEKEETLFRFRTENASKDRILDCLGIIRNYIENFRIYNFEEGYISIQTLNENLFEPQKNLSGKFRIRFSFKSDLKLECSKHGDFSTKEIQTCVSLFQFLKADGTETRDPRILLHQLGAEVYDPHLEKAKGNDLGFDSVFGYDGVKAQILESLVFPVLKPEPFFEITKLTRKKPSQNLPRAVLFEGEPGVGKTSMAKIVSHLCGVPMVYVPIESILSKYYGESSQNLAMVFDAAALFPKCMLFLDEIDSLATSREDGLFEATRNLLSVLLRKLDGFAERSGTITIGATNRKTDLDSALLSRFDRKIYFPLPNKEERSKILEGYAKQLKPNERQKLAEVLDGASGRNLKDYCDYVERRWITQNWEKEDFLSAPEISFYLDSFPDFGWKR; encoded by the coding sequence ATGTCCAATTCTCAGTCCCATCTGGATTATTTTAAAGCGAAAGAACTCTTTGCATCGGAACTAAAAAATGCCAACTACCAGTTTGTTCAGGAAAAAGAAGAAACCTTGTTTCGGTTTCGCACAGAAAATGCGAGTAAGGACCGAATTTTGGACTGTTTGGGAATTATCAGAAATTATATCGAAAACTTTCGCATTTATAATTTTGAAGAAGGATATATTAGCATCCAAACACTAAACGAAAATCTCTTTGAACCACAAAAGAACCTTTCGGGAAAATTTCGGATTCGATTTTCTTTCAAATCGGATTTAAAACTGGAGTGTTCCAAACATGGGGATTTTTCCACCAAAGAAATCCAAACCTGTGTCAGTCTCTTCCAATTTTTAAAGGCAGATGGAACAGAAACAAGAGACCCAAGGATCCTCCTCCACCAACTAGGGGCCGAAGTGTATGACCCTCACTTAGAAAAAGCCAAAGGAAACGATTTGGGGTTTGATTCTGTTTTTGGTTATGATGGGGTGAAGGCCCAAATTTTAGAGAGTTTGGTCTTTCCCGTTTTGAAACCGGAACCATTTTTTGAAATCACCAAACTGACCCGTAAAAAACCAAGCCAGAACCTCCCCCGGGCTGTTCTCTTTGAAGGCGAACCAGGAGTGGGAAAAACCAGTATGGCAAAAATTGTTTCCCATCTTTGTGGGGTTCCGATGGTTTATGTGCCTATCGAATCGATCTTAAGTAAATACTATGGGGAATCTTCCCAGAACCTGGCCATGGTTTTTGATGCGGCAGCCTTATTTCCCAAATGTATGCTCTTCTTAGATGAAATTGATTCCCTTGCCACATCTAGAGAAGACGGGTTGTTTGAAGCCACAAGAAACCTATTGAGTGTCCTCCTACGCAAGCTGGATGGATTTGCTGAGAGGAGCGGCACGATTACCATTGGTGCTACCAACCGCAAAACAGACCTCGATTCGGCCCTTTTGTCAAGGTTTGACCGTAAGATTTACTTTCCATTGCCAAACAAAGAAGAACGAAGTAAAATTTTGGAAGGTTATGCCAAACAACTGAAACCGAACGAACGCCAAAAGCTGGCCGAGGTTTTGGACGGTGCCTCAGGACGGAACCTAAAGGATTATTGCGATTACGTCGAACGCCGTTGGATCACCCAAAATTGGGAAAAAGAGGACTTTTTGTCCGCTCCTGAAATTTCTTTTTATTTAGACTCCTTCCCAGATTTTGGTTGGAAACGCTAA
- the fliN gene encoding flagellar motor switch protein FliN: MGEGSLSQEDIDALLGGFSGGGNAPAAGGSGGGGGGLDDLDALVGGGGGDDNGPSFADIAAALGPSATPSPTRSATKAQGGPGNNTANLNLLLDVTLQLTIELGRTTMFIKDVLQLTEGTVVELDKNIGEELDILANGKLVGRGKLIILDDYYGVQITQIVDPMERLGGPAFL, from the coding sequence ATGGGTGAAGGTTCACTATCACAAGAAGACATAGACGCTCTACTTGGCGGATTTAGTGGAGGAGGAAATGCTCCTGCTGCTGGCGGTTCCGGCGGAGGTGGCGGTGGTCTTGATGATTTGGATGCCCTCGTCGGAGGTGGTGGTGGAGATGACAACGGTCCATCTTTTGCCGACATTGCTGCAGCCCTAGGCCCAAGTGCCACTCCCAGTCCAACAAGATCTGCTACCAAAGCACAAGGCGGTCCAGGAAATAATACTGCTAATCTTAATTTACTCTTAGATGTTACCCTCCAGCTCACGATTGAACTAGGACGAACCACGATGTTCATCAAGGATGTCCTCCAACTGACGGAAGGTACTGTGGTTGAGTTAGACAAAAACATTGGGGAAGAACTGGATATCTTAGCCAACGGTAAATTGGTTGGAAGAGGAAAACTCATCATCCTCGATGATTATTACGGAGTTCAAATCACTCAAATTGTAGATCCAATGGAAAGACTGGGTGGACCTGCTTTTTTATAA
- a CDS encoding GNAT family N-acetyltransferase → MDFVSPYSMLRITNPSEELQTELWDLLHTYSVSKLGDPNLEKKEFFAILVKEGDTLVAASLCYLFFKGLNLQLLWVAEEKRGMDLGTKLLNQIEKEAKTLGATLVFGYSFGFQAPKFYTKLGYEEVGMIPNYPEGQNCYFLCKKLTTESP, encoded by the coding sequence ATGGACTTCGTATCTCCTTATTCAATGCTACGGATTACCAATCCTTCCGAAGAATTACAAACGGAACTTTGGGACCTTCTCCACACATATAGTGTTTCCAAGTTAGGTGATCCTAACCTTGAAAAAAAAGAATTTTTTGCCATCCTTGTCAAAGAGGGAGATACTCTTGTGGCCGCCTCTCTTTGTTATTTATTTTTTAAAGGACTAAACCTCCAACTCCTTTGGGTCGCAGAAGAAAAACGAGGAATGGATTTAGGAACTAAATTACTAAATCAAATTGAAAAAGAGGCCAAAACTCTCGGGGCCACTCTTGTATTTGGTTATTCGTTTGGGTTCCAAGCTCCTAAATTTTATACAAAACTGGGTTATGAAGAAGTGGGAATGATCCCCAATTACCCGGAAGGTCAGAATTGTTATTTCCTTTGTAAAAAATTGACAACTGAATCTCCTTGA